The following are from one region of the Arachis duranensis cultivar V14167 chromosome 10, aradu.V14167.gnm2.J7QH, whole genome shotgun sequence genome:
- the LOC107471014 gene encoding uncharacterized protein LOC107471014 encodes MPNLHGTVQNYMVHGPCGPYNNNSPCMKNGSCSKFYPKEFRQRTLIDEAGFSKYRRTDNGRTVKKRECVLDNKFIVPYNPELLLKFGCHKNVEYTCQTSSIKYLFKYVHKDNDRVTATLYNAGDPSQATQVVDEIRNYYDCRYISACEAVWRLFGYEIQEKEPFVIRLPFHLEDEKPVVYGETSNVTDIVERAIFHKSMFLGWMAANMSYPYARSLTYAEFPTKFVWKDDSSKWFPRKKGFAIERLTHVPAANTEKYYQLLLLNTQRGCTSFRDIRIVGGTIYATYRDACFALGLLQDDKEFIDVIKEASSWASGSYVRRLFVILLTSNNISRPEHVWDRCWHELSDDILYRQRAVMNMSELTMSDDEIKQLCLMDIDKILYSYGKTLKDYPPMPLATEVDNSLLTERVIREELNFNRDDLKKNASDMLAIATPAQRYAFDKIVTAVYCDEGGFFFVYGHGGTGKIFLWNLMSAEIRLRGDIVLNVASSGIASLLLPNGRTTHSRFKIPLNITEDSVCNIKPGSPQAMLLLKAKLIIWDEAPMASRYCYEALDKCLGDIMRCSPTYSKDLPFGEKVVVLGGDFRQILPVIP; translated from the exons ATGCCAAATCTACATGGAACTGTTCAAAATTACATGGTACATGGTCCATGTGGTCCGTACAACAATAATTCACCTTGCATGAAGAATGGATCCTGTTCAAAGTTCTATCCTAAAGAGTTTAGACAGCGAACACTCATTGATGAGGCCGGATTTTCCAAATATAGGCGTACTGATAACGGTCGAACAGTGAAAAAAAGGGAATGTGTACTAGACAATAAGTTCATTGTTCCGTATAATCCAGAATTGTTGCTCAAGTTCGGGTGCCACAAAAATGTGGAATACACATGCCAAACAAGTTCTATTAAGTATCTGTTTAAGTATGTACACAAGGATAATGACCGCGTAACAGCTACTCTATACAATGCTGGTGATCCGTCACAAGCCACACAAGTTGTTGACGAAATTAGGAATTACTACGATTGTAGGTATATTTCGGCATGTGAGGCAGTCTGGCGTCTATTTGGATACGAAATCCAAGAGAAAGAACCATTTGTGATTAGACTTCCATTCCATTTGGAGGATGAGAAACCTGTGGTTTATGGTGAAACTTCTAATGTGACTGATATCGTCGAAAGAGCAATATTTCATAAGTCCATGTTTTTGGGATGGATGGCAGCGAACATGTCATATCCTTATGCTCGAAGTCTGACTTATGCTGAGTTTCCAACCAAGTTTGTTTGGAAGGACGATTCTTCAAAGTGGTTTCCTAGAAAGAAAGGCTTCGCAATTGAAAGGTTGACTCATGTACCTGCAG CAAATACCGAAAAATATTACCAACTACTTCTCTTGAATACTCAAAGAGGATGTACGAGTTTTCGAGATATAAGAATAGTAGGAGGAACAATTTATGCTACGTATAGAGATGCATGCTTCGCCCTTGGACTCTTGCAAGATGACAAAGAATTCATTGATGTAATTAAGGAAGCAAGCTCATGGGCCTCAGGATCATATGTTAGGAGGTTATTTGTCATTCTATTAACATCCAACAATATCTCAAGACCAGAACATGTTTGGGATAGATGTTGGCATGAACTCTCAGATGATATTTTGTATCGACAGAGAGCCGTGATGAACATGAGTG AGTTAACAATGTCAGATGATGAGATTAAGCAGTTGTGCTTAATGGATATAGACAAGATCTTATATTCCTATGGTAAAACCTTAAAAGACTATCCTCCTATGCCTTTAGCAACTGAAGTTGATAATTCTTTGTTAACCGAAAGGGTTATAAGGGAAGAGCTAAACTTTAACAGGGATGATTTAAAGAAAAATGCCTCAGACATGTTAGCCATCGCAACACCTGCGCAGAGATATGCATTCGATAAAATTGTTACAGCTGTGTATTGTGATGAAGGGGGTTTTTTCTTTGTGTATGGTCATGGAGGTACTGGAAAAATATTTCTCTGGAACCTTATGTCTGCTGAGATTCGCTTAAGGGGTGATATAGTGTTAAACGTTGCTTCGAGTGGTATTGCATCTTTACTTCTTCCCAATGGAAGAACGACACACTCAAGGTTCAAAATACCGCTGAATATAACTGAGGATTCTGTATGTAACATCAAACCTGGTTCCCCTCAAGCAATGTTACTGTTGAAAGCCAAACTTATAATTTGGGATGAGGCCCCAATGGCTAGTAGGTACTGCTATGAAGCGCTTGATAAATGCTTGGGTGACATCATGAGGTGTTCTCCAACATATAGCAAAGATTTGCCATTTGGAGAAAAAGTAGTTGTACTAGGTGGAGACTTTAGACAAATTCTTCCTGTCATTCCATGA
- the LOC107471015 gene encoding uncharacterized protein LOC107471015, with amino-acid sequence MRLSVGTTASDQDEIEQFGEWLLEVGDCLIGDNMDGESEICLPGDIVIPSSDQAFDELGHFSYPNILENMSSKDFFKARTILAPTLDIVEEVNNHLMAIIPGGEKLYLSSDSICMDAGNMESQLDLYGPELLNSINCSGLPPHKLILKVGVPVMLLRNIDQPSGLCNGTRLQIRKLGNHVIECEVLTGNNVGHIALIPRMNMVPTNETVQLDSNEDSFP; translated from the coding sequence ATGAGACTCTCTGTAGGAACGACTGCTTCAGATCAAGATGAGATAGAGCAATTTGGTGAGTGGTTATTGGAAGTTGGTGATTGTCTAATAGGTGACAATATGGATGGTGAATCTGAGATATGTCTTCCAGGAGATATTGTTATTCCTTCTTCGGACCAGGCATTTGATGAGTTAGGTCATTTTTCTTATCCAAATATTCTGGAAAACATGTCCTCAAAGGATTTTTTCAAAGCAAGAACTATATTGGCTCCCACACTAGACATCGTTGAAGAGGTCAACAACCATCTGATGGCTATCATTCCTGGAGGGGAAAAACTATATCTTAGTTCGGATTCCATATGTATGGATGCAGGGAATATGGAGAGTCAACTAGATCTCTATGGTCCTGAATTACTGAATAGTATAAATTGCTCTGGTTTGCCTCCACAtaaattaatactcaaggtTGGTGTTCCGGTGATGTTACTGAGGAATATTGACCAACCCAGTGGTCTTTGTAATGGTACAAGGCTACAAATTAGGAAGCTTGGAAATCATGTCATAGAATGTGAAGTCTTAACGGGTAACAATGTTGGTCATATTGCTTTGATTCCAAGAATGAATATGGTACCAACAAATGAAACCGTCCAGTTAGATTCCAACGAAGACAGTTTCCCATAA
- the LOC107471016 gene encoding uncharacterized protein LOC107471016 codes for MGFDTWTISEGEEFSGGIWCLWNKDVWDVQVLRIHKQLIHCKVSWNKQEPWFLTAIYGSPNPTIRRDLWYMLEKIANLTIGPWCIGSNFNAIKSAQDSGGSSNLSSDTNKFIDCMCNCGMMEVEISGSPFTWQRGHIKRRLDRVLSSFKWAQLFQAAGVKHLSKLKSDHLPILIDFQHTIQDNSNKPFRLLAPWLLHDDYSNLVNDAWNPNDSLTDNINSFNNRAKAWNRETFENIFRKKSCIIARLEGINKSLSFQSNPFLEKLQKELCMEYENIVVQE; via the coding sequence ATGGGTTTTGACACTTGGACCATCAGTGAGGGGGAAGAATTCTCTGGAGGTATTTGGTGTCTCTGGAATAAAGATGTCTGGGATGTTCAAGTGCTACGCATTCACAAGCAACTAATCCATTGCAAGGTTTCTTGGAATAAACAAGAGCCCTGGTTCCTCACGGCTATATACGGTAGCCCTAATCCAACTATCAGAAGGGATCTGTGGtatatgttagagaaaattgCTAACCTTACAATTGGGCCTTGGTGTATCGGCAGCAATTTTAATGCTATTAAATCTGCCCAAGACTCTGGGGGAAGCTCCAACCTTTCCTCAGATACCAACAAATTTATTGATTGCATGTGTAACTGTGGCATGATGGAGGTTGAGATTTCTGGTTCTCCCTTTACATGGCAGCGGGGTCACATCAAGAGAAGGCTAGATAGAGTTCTAAGCAGCTTCAAGTGGGCTCAACTTTTTCAGGCAGCAGGAGTTAAACATCTATCTAAGTTGAAATCGGACCATCTACCTATTTTGATAGATTTTCAGCACACTATCCAGGATAACTCTAACAAACCTTTTCGTCTTCTTGCCCCTTGGTTACTTCATGATGATTACTCTAATCTTGTTAATGATGCATGGAATCCGAATGACTCATTGACTGATAATATTAACTCCTTTAATAATAGAGCTAAAGCTTGGAATAGAGAgacttttgaaaatattttcagGAAAAAAAGTTGCATTATTGCCCGTTTAGAAGGCATCAATAAAAGTCTCTCATTTCAAAGTAACCCTTTTCTTGAAAAACTTCAAAAAGAACTCTGCATGGAATATGAGAATATTGTTGTTCAAGAGTAG